In Bacteroidia bacterium, a genomic segment contains:
- a CDS encoding DUF6531 domain-containing protein: protein MIVILNINKKILINRKTPFYLLFGILSLLGSPYFAQNLEFPIQSNNTSGLYINACIPTFLGQCQMTTINFQHKLVAFETVCDPGNPINEEWFKVYLPSDNGTQTWGYMAKASYYMAADCFSPYITASSSTGYADVYIAAGNLTKAIVNGGTAKIYNNSKFAIYGNASISGSLWYQIYLPNNVVDPNSGTALQWGWVKASEVTYSSGNPPDILDVTITPASAVSAGAQWRTANLCWQAPGLNSNPLCVGTYTIEFSTIPGFTTPPNQIVVLASPTSVVSITGNYTPITNPANISVNLSPAGALAAGAQWQIDNSPWYSSGNTLNTSSGNHTIQYKGIPGYTAPPSETVNLLPNQTTTVNRAYTAVGNIGNISGTLSPSASVSAGAQWRISGQAWNNSGSVLSNMPVGTYIIEYKPVIGWVTPPNRIITVQNGQTANANTFYDPDQQNTPINEKQTFGQNYPYGICAEPINMATGAYFLFDDDFNIPAFPEPLTFTRGYNSRNLNYNGPIGFGWTHSFDIFLSITADFWTVHFGDGHEVEYLPTGGGQSIPHYQGIYEELTQLQTGRYRLSYQTGAYYSFNSSGRLDSIVDRKGNAILFYYSASKLIAVNSNAAGTIQFYNNAGTGRIDSMFIQNTRKYKFTYSPQGDLLSVQDGAGAVTTYIYDNQHRITSIIDPLGNTIVNNLYDAQNRVTQQTDAYGNLYSFQYNTPVIGATTAFFPLGGNRIFYHDQDLRLIKEADELGFEKNKQYDDMNNLISTTDENGNSFSFSYDSRGNIVSIIDPKATITNITYNGNNDIFSITDALGNSTYMYYDAVGNMTTQALPGGTNLTFSYTNQLDAKGLLSSVVDALATTTNFNYTLSGGIPNPSKIIRPSGEMQFLYSDPFKRLTSISDYNNNLTTFTYDQQDHVLTETDALGKTLEYTYDLNGNMLTQKDKKGFITQFEYDLKNRLIKVTDPAGFFTSINYDALDRISSLTDPKGNIFTYTYDLKGQVTGLTHPLGTNLYTYDPSGNLIEETDPLGNITSYEYDALNHLIKTTDPLEKATRLVYDELGRVVQSSDALNQSTIYEYDNRGRLTKVTDPSGGFALYAYDPAGNLISITDPKGFTQNFTYDSEGRLTSRTDGAGNSYSYQYYDMGNLFSVIEPTGNTTYFYYDALYRLTGKSFSAFGSPDFSYSYDENDNLRNFSESTGNVGTTSIIYNNRNLPIVCTDPFGRTTTFTYDANGNRTKITYPGGNQVNYQYNGLNQMTSVQDWFNNTTSYQYNAGAQLTDITYGNGASAHYDYDPAARITGITHKNTGGVDIYKTILTLNDRGFRTSEQILAGLIPTAMPGDYTYSYNSDNQLLGDGVNSYTNNSSGFRSSETGPGGNTSYTWHASGTLASITKGPDVTSFVYDPLGNRIEKNKNGTKRQYLLDLIGEVSQVLREYDDAGNILNSYVYGIGLVSQISPNGDERYYHYDPMGNTIALTDQTGSLSDSYTYEPFGTVTNHVGTTDQPYLFMGQMGVQQETDGLLFVRARYLDVMNGRFLSRDPFPSLLTQTQTLNKLIYANNSPINYLDPMGLCSEKNHQSKQTNKYNAKAKAALLQEQAYWQEVVEWNNIYLDQLDKTYEIVEKAVDVIDYLIPGSKMGYVIADYSLKARNGEFILKNFITDYLKAGISPIASEISQVISKKSYLFASKKGFFDNRITQAYLKSDTDLYKLTRGTLGSQFIIKSKINLLSNISENLIEIIGM, encoded by the coding sequence ATGATTGTTATTTTAAATATTAATAAAAAAATCCTTATAAACAGGAAAACACCCTTCTATTTACTATTTGGAATATTGTCTCTTTTGGGAAGTCCATATTTCGCCCAAAATCTTGAATTTCCTATCCAGTCAAATAACACATCCGGATTATATATCAACGCTTGCATTCCCACGTTTTTAGGGCAATGCCAGATGACAACGATCAATTTTCAGCATAAGCTGGTTGCCTTCGAAACCGTTTGCGACCCGGGAAATCCGATAAATGAAGAATGGTTTAAAGTTTATCTTCCCAGCGATAATGGGACTCAGACTTGGGGTTATATGGCCAAGGCTAGTTATTATATGGCCGCAGATTGCTTTTCCCCTTATATAACAGCTTCATCATCGACAGGGTACGCAGACGTTTATATAGCAGCGGGAAATTTAACAAAAGCAATAGTTAATGGAGGGACAGCAAAAATTTACAATAATTCTAAATTTGCTATCTATGGTAACGCTTCGATTAGTGGCAGCCTTTGGTATCAAATATACCTTCCCAACAATGTCGTAGATCCTAATTCAGGTACAGCTTTACAATGGGGCTGGGTAAAGGCTAGTGAGGTAACATATTCATCAGGGAACCCGCCTGACATTCTTGATGTGACCATCACCCCAGCTAGTGCAGTAAGTGCTGGCGCTCAGTGGAGAACAGCCAATTTGTGTTGGCAAGCTCCAGGATTAAATTCAAATCCTTTATGTGTCGGAACTTATACAATAGAATTTTCTACGATTCCAGGTTTTACTACACCGCCTAATCAAATCGTAGTTCTTGCATCGCCAACTAGCGTTGTCTCAATAACAGGAAATTATACGCCCATCACTAATCCTGCAAATATTTCTGTTAACCTTTCTCCTGCTGGGGCACTTGCCGCAGGTGCCCAATGGCAAATTGATAATTCTCCATGGTATAGTAGTGGAAATACGCTCAACACATCGTCTGGCAATCATACAATACAATATAAAGGAATTCCGGGATATACGGCTCCCCCTTCAGAGACGGTTAACCTTTTACCAAATCAAACAACTACTGTAAATAGGGCATATACGGCTGTGGGTAACATAGGAAACATAAGTGGAACTCTTTCTCCCTCAGCGAGTGTCTCGGCTGGTGCTCAATGGAGAATAAGTGGGCAAGCCTGGAATAATTCCGGCTCTGTATTATCAAATATGCCTGTTGGCACATACATAATTGAATATAAGCCTGTTATAGGATGGGTTACACCTCCGAATAGAATAATTACAGTACAAAATGGTCAAACTGCCAACGCAAATACTTTTTATGACCCCGATCAGCAGAATACACCCATAAATGAAAAGCAAACCTTTGGTCAGAATTATCCTTATGGCATTTGTGCAGAACCAATAAATATGGCTACGGGCGCCTATTTTCTCTTCGACGATGATTTTAACATACCTGCATTTCCGGAACCCCTAACTTTCACACGTGGCTACAACTCCCGGAATCTTAACTACAATGGTCCTATAGGATTTGGTTGGACACATAGTTTTGATATTTTTCTCAGTATTACTGCTGATTTTTGGACCGTCCATTTTGGAGATGGGCATGAGGTAGAATATCTGCCTACAGGCGGAGGACAATCGATACCTCATTATCAGGGAATTTATGAAGAACTTACCCAACTACAAACCGGCCGTTACCGGCTGAGTTACCAGACAGGGGCATACTATAGTTTTAACTCTTCCGGAAGGCTAGACAGTATTGTTGACAGAAAAGGAAATGCAATTCTATTCTATTACTCTGCTTCAAAACTCATCGCAGTAAACTCGAACGCAGCAGGTACTATTCAGTTTTATAACAATGCTGGTACAGGTCGTATCGATTCGATGTTTATCCAAAACACGAGGAAATATAAATTCACATATTCTCCTCAGGGAGACTTATTATCTGTACAGGATGGCGCTGGAGCTGTAACCACCTATATATATGACAATCAGCACAGAATTACTTCAATTATTGATCCTTTAGGAAATACAATCGTCAATAATCTTTACGACGCCCAGAACAGGGTAACACAACAAACAGATGCATATGGAAACCTATACTCCTTTCAATATAATACACCAGTTATTGGTGCTACAACTGCATTTTTTCCACTTGGGGGAAATCGAATATTTTATCATGATCAGGATTTGAGGCTAATTAAAGAAGCGGATGAATTGGGATTCGAGAAAAATAAGCAGTATGATGATATGAATAACCTTATATCTACTACTGATGAAAATGGAAATTCTTTCTCCTTCTCTTATGATTCCCGTGGCAACATTGTCTCTATTATCGATCCTAAGGCAACCATAACCAATATAACATACAATGGGAATAATGATATTTTTTCCATAACGGATGCATTGGGGAACTCAACGTATATGTACTATGATGCGGTTGGGAATATGACAACACAGGCATTACCCGGTGGAACAAACCTGACCTTCAGTTATACAAATCAATTAGATGCAAAAGGTCTATTATCCAGCGTCGTAGATGCATTAGCAACCACTACTAATTTCAACTATACATTATCGGGAGGGATACCAAATCCGTCAAAAATTATCAGGCCTTCTGGAGAAATGCAATTTCTGTACTCAGACCCTTTTAAACGTCTTACTAGTATTTCCGATTACAACAATAACTTAACCACATTCACTTACGATCAACAGGATCACGTTTTAACGGAAACAGATGCACTTGGTAAAACGCTTGAATATACATATGATCTAAATGGAAATATGTTAACCCAAAAAGATAAAAAAGGGTTTATCACCCAGTTTGAATATGATCTAAAAAACCGACTGATAAAAGTTACTGATCCTGCAGGATTTTTCACCAGTATTAATTATGATGCACTCGATCGAATTTCATCACTAACCGACCCAAAAGGAAATATCTTCACATATACTTATGATCTCAAAGGACAAGTGACAGGTTTAACGCACCCATTAGGAACCAACCTATACACTTATGATCCGTCAGGAAACCTTATAGAGGAGACTGATCCTCTTGGAAACATCACCTCTTATGAATATGATGCCCTAAATCATTTAATAAAAACCACTGACCCTCTTGAAAAAGCAACAAGGTTGGTATATGACGAACTTGGACGGGTAGTGCAATCTTCTGACGCATTAAATCAGTCAACGATCTATGAGTATGACAATAGAGGAAGACTTACAAAAGTGACCGATCCATCTGGGGGTTTTGCATTATATGCATATGATCCTGCCGGGAATTTGATTTCGATTACAGATCCCAAAGGATTTACACAGAATTTCACTTATGATAGCGAAGGCCGTCTAACTAGCCGAACTGACGGGGCAGGTAACTCATATTCATATCAATATTACGATATGGGTAATTTGTTTTCGGTTATTGAGCCGACAGGTAATACGACCTATTTTTATTATGATGCCCTATATCGCCTGACTGGAAAATCTTTCAGTGCCTTTGGCTCTCCCGATTTTTCATATAGCTATGATGAAAATGATAACCTACGCAACTTTTCGGAATCAACAGGAAATGTTGGAACCACAAGCATTATTTATAACAACCGAAATCTTCCAATAGTTTGTACAGATCCATTCGGAAGAACCACTACATTCACTTATGATGCAAACGGCAATCGTACAAAAATTACATACCCGGGAGGCAATCAGGTTAATTATCAATATAATGGTCTCAATCAAATGACATCCGTGCAGGATTGGTTTAATAATACAACTTCTTATCAATACAACGCCGGAGCACAATTAACAGATATCACCTACGGAAATGGCGCAAGTGCTCATTACGATTATGATCCCGCAGCAAGAATTACAGGTATCACTCATAAAAATACAGGAGGAGTAGATATTTATAAAACGATACTGACATTAAACGACCGGGGATTCAGAACTTCTGAACAGATTCTTGCCGGGCTCATACCAACAGCAATGCCAGGAGACTATACCTATTCGTACAATTCAGATAATCAACTGCTAGGAGACGGAGTGAATAGCTATACCAACAACAGCAGTGGTTTTCGCAGTTCAGAAACTGGTCCCGGTGGGAATACCAGCTACACATGGCACGCATCTGGTACGCTTGCTTCAATAACGAAAGGACCAGATGTCACCAGCTTTGTTTATGATCCTTTGGGAAACCGTATTGAAAAAAATAAAAATGGTACAAAAAGACAGTATCTCTTAGACTTGATAGGAGAAGTTTCTCAGGTATTGCGTGAATATGATGACGCAGGAAATATTTTAAATTCCTATGTCTATGGAATCGGGTTGGTGTCTCAAATTTCTCCTAATGGAGATGAACGTTACTACCACTATGACCCAATGGGTAATACCATCGCACTCACTGACCAGACAGGGTCCCTGAGTGATTCATACACCTACGAGCCTTTTGGCACAGTAACCAATCATGTAGGAACGACCGACCAGCCTTATCTCTTCATGGGTCAAATGGGTGTACAGCAGGAAACGGATGGACTGCTATTTGTAAGGGCAAGGTATCTGGACGTAATGAATGGAAGGTTTTTGAGTAGGGATCCTTTTCCTTCATTACTAACCCAAACCCAAACCCTCAATAAACTTATTTATGCAAACAATAGTCCAATTAACTATCTTGATCCTATGGGGCTATGTTCCGAAAAAAATCATCAGTCCAAACAAACAAATAAATATAATGCAAAAGCTAAAGCAGCTTTACTTCAAGAACAAGCATATTGGCAAGAAGTTGTGGAATGGAATAATATATACCTCGACCAATTAGACAAGACTTATGAAATTGTAGAAAAAGCAGTAGATGTTATCGATTATCTTATTCCTGGATCAAAAATGGGATACGTTATTGCTGATTATTCTTTGAAAGCTAGGAATGGGGAATTTATACTTAAAAATTTTATTACAGATTATTTAAAGGCTGGTATCAGCCCTATTGCAAGTGAAATTTCACAAGTAATAAGCAAAAAAAGCTATTTATTTGCCAGTAAAAAAGGATTTTTCGATAATAGAATCACACAAGCCTACTTAAAGTCAGATACTGATTTATATAAGTTAACAAGAGGAACACTGGGATCCCAATTCATAATTAAAAGTAAAATTAATTTATTAAGTAATATTTCAGAAAACCTTATTGAAATAATTGGGATGTAA
- a CDS encoding T9SS type A sorting domain-containing protein: MKWIPLLLLTTSSYIASSQVVFEYDNLDQITKISYPDGSQIIYTYDANGNRITRAFSPPGTLAVDDIQLQGWAEEHGNRLEWSVVSEVEIQRYEIERMNNNQIFEPIGSTSSRNQPNSSYRFIDMKPILAEHLYRIKATDVSGTTQYSNRISIIREVNPTLRVYPNPASSTITIEVIGKKANDTPLSFQLFNHLGQFVLEEQIDLTSQTTQSISVNSFARGLYTYRILSSKGTLIRSGKISLE, encoded by the coding sequence ATGAAATGGATACCTCTATTACTGCTAACAACTAGCTCTTACATTGCTTCAAGCCAGGTAGTTTTCGAATACGATAATTTAGATCAGATTACTAAAATTTCCTACCCCGACGGCTCCCAAATCATTTACACCTACGACGCCAACGGCAACCGTATTACTCGGGCATTTAGCCCTCCGGGAACTTTGGCGGTGGATGATATACAACTTCAGGGATGGGCAGAGGAACATGGAAACCGACTGGAATGGAGTGTTGTGAGCGAAGTAGAAATTCAAAGATATGAAATCGAGCGAATGAACAACAATCAAATATTTGAGCCTATAGGTAGTACTTCGTCTCGAAATCAACCAAACTCATCATATAGATTTATTGATATGAAGCCAATATTAGCGGAGCATTTATATAGAATTAAAGCCACCGATGTCTCAGGCACAACGCAATATTCCAACAGAATTTCAATTATAAGAGAAGTTAATCCCACACTTCGAGTATATCCCAACCCGGCTTCTTCTACAATTACAATCGAAGTTATTGGAAAGAAAGCCAATGATACTCCGTTATCATTTCAGCTTTTTAATCACCTCGGGCAGTTTGTGTTGGAAGAGCAAATTGATCTAACCTCACAAACCACACAATCAATTTCTGTAAATTCTTTTGCAAGGGGTCTTTACACTTATCGTATTCTGAGTTCTAAAGGAACCCTAATAAGGTCGGGCAAAATTTCTTTGGAATAA
- a CDS encoding alginate lyase family protein, giving the protein MTTHHLAFIFFAGFLFCSQPGCKSQPKEQPIGSVIFADTTVMRNSLEKIRLGDSRYTKALQALRDEADAVFSERPLSVMTKTQTPPSGDKHDYMSQGPYWWPDPLKPDGLPYIRRDGEVNPEAAGFSDHKSMSKLFQRADILGKAWYFTGEVQYAAKAAEIIRGWFLDESTRMNPHLNYGQAIPGINEGRGIGIIETRGITKVLDAIALIKSSGQWSEEDEAGMQVWCREYLDWLRTSQHGKEESVHPNNHGTWYDVQTSALAIYTGQPEIARELAELAKVRRLEAHIAAGGSQPEELARTKAWSYSCMNLWGLMQLARVAEAVDVDLWFYPEVGSSLLPKALDYLMPYVEAPATWPHQQITEFRPEALLPQLRQASAIYLDSIYGAAAEALGGRLVDDYGVLWE; this is encoded by the coding sequence ATGACTACTCATCATTTGGCATTTATTTTTTTTGCAGGATTTTTATTTTGCTCCCAGCCAGGTTGTAAAAGCCAACCCAAAGAGCAGCCGATCGGGAGTGTGATATTTGCTGATACCACAGTGATGCGGAATTCGCTTGAAAAAATCCGTTTGGGAGATAGCCGTTACACAAAAGCTTTACAGGCATTGAGAGACGAAGCGGATGCAGTTTTTTCGGAGCGCCCCTTATCGGTGATGACCAAAACCCAGACACCGCCCAGTGGTGACAAACACGACTACATGAGTCAGGGGCCGTATTGGTGGCCTGATCCTTTGAAGCCTGACGGTTTACCTTATATCCGGAGAGATGGAGAAGTGAATCCCGAAGCGGCAGGTTTTTCCGACCATAAGAGTATGTCAAAGCTGTTTCAGCGTGCAGATATACTGGGGAAGGCCTGGTATTTTACCGGGGAGGTACAATATGCTGCAAAAGCCGCTGAAATAATCAGAGGCTGGTTTTTGGATGAATCCACCCGAATGAATCCCCATCTGAACTATGGGCAGGCCATTCCGGGGATCAATGAAGGCCGGGGAATCGGAATTATTGAAACACGAGGTATAACAAAGGTATTGGATGCCATTGCACTGATAAAGTCATCGGGCCAGTGGTCTGAGGAAGATGAGGCCGGAATGCAGGTCTGGTGCAGGGAGTACTTAGACTGGCTGCGAACGAGTCAGCATGGCAAGGAGGAATCGGTGCATCCCAACAACCACGGTACATGGTACGATGTGCAGACTTCGGCACTGGCGATTTACACCGGTCAGCCAGAAATTGCCCGGGAGCTAGCGGAGTTGGCGAAAGTTCGCCGGTTGGAGGCCCATATAGCCGCTGGCGGAAGTCAGCCGGAGGAGTTGGCCCGGACAAAGGCATGGTCTTACAGCTGTATGAACCTATGGGGACTGATGCAACTGGCACGGGTTGCCGAAGCAGTAGATGTCGATTTATGGTTTTACCCGGAGGTTGGCAGCAGCCTGTTACCCAAAGCGTTGGATTATCTGATGCCCTACGTCGAAGCACCGGCGACCTGGCCCCATCAGCAGATCACCGAATTTCGCCCGGAGGCACTCCTGCCGCAGTTGCGGCAGGCATCAGCAATATATCTGGACAGTATTTATGGCGCGGCGGCAGAGGCGCTTGGTGGAAGGCTTGTGGATGATTATGGGGTGTTGTGGGAGTAG